In Macrobrachium rosenbergii isolate ZJJX-2024 chromosome 49, ASM4041242v1, whole genome shotgun sequence, the following are encoded in one genomic region:
- the LOC136832291 gene encoding uncharacterized protein isoform X2 produces the protein MAKVMDYRKMVSITLLLATVCSLHGLTKSLPHDAIAKQNTMDSTNEEVIPTYGLRSSVAGKLPDPDLLVPREERILRTLLQMNSHLWSKATSPPTTVKPNATISPDLSTLATNSKPGRREANETPLLNTEPSSLPSSQNNTERHSSRLIVWNLTSFGDVGRAGHISDDIALPEGGVTLKGLPDVIVMHPQWGHQFPGRMKKEEDKHPVFPLSQNTHEVKGTPQRDIIVLSDSLQPQLIPDNSYQSLVKLPTPRNQTHFPTPSFAKDMNNDKDAQLPFSASDSSIKNRIITDDNMAYPKAVKMESPSVFDTLPMNLSLQGKILLPEPISSERNEYGDSYGNLHLSLPLPNNPIISMLLNQGLMNLELVPRAESSSEIANKPEPNNVSVTDLIEPPPYHLTPPIGSSNNHIQERLSNLTDGRPEAQVQASESHEAPRPSTMRLVEDLLDKNRAVGQLVMGMVEDVGDIIDTAVEEQTKAAVDAANGVRGFLREVNIDILNFLLNSGEALRDYMDGENYSGGAGHLPASNETESL, from the exons ATGGCCAAAGTCATGGATTACAG GAAAATGGTCTCCATAACACTGCTTCTTGCAACAGTCTGTAGTTTGCACGGATTAACGAAGTCCCTTCCTCATGATGCTATTGCGAAGCAGAATACTATGGATTCAACGAATGAGGAGGTCATTCCCACTTATGGACTGCGTTCGTCAGTCGCGGGAAAGCTCCCTGACCCTGATCTGTTAGTACCAAGAGAGGAGAGGATATTACGTACGCTCTTGCAAATGAACTCACACCTCTGGTCTAAAGCTACTTCGCCACCAACAACGGTTAAACCAAATGCTACAATATCACCCGATTTATCCACCCTTGCCACGAATTCCAAGCCTGGGAGACGAGAGGCTAATGAGACACCTTTACTTAATACGGAGCCATCTTCATTGCCCAGTTCACAGAATAACACTGAACGCCACAGTAGCAGACTGATAGTTTGGAACTTGACCAGTTTTGGGGACGTTGGTAGGGCCGGTCATATATCAGATGACATCGCATTACCTGAAGGGGGAGTAACTCTGAAGGGACTTCCTGATGTTATTGTGATGCACCCACAGTGGGGGCACCAGTTTCCAGGCAggatgaaaaaggaagaagacaagCACCCAGTTTTTCCACTGTCCCAAAACACTCATGAAGTCAAGGGTACTCCACAGAGAGATATTATCGTCTTGAGTGATAGTCTTCAACCTCAGTTAATTCCTGATAATTCTTATCAGTCACTGGTAAAATTACCAACACCTAGAAATCAGACGCATTTTCCTACCCCGTCTTTTGCTAAAGACATGAACAATGATAAGGATGCACAGTTGCCATTTTCTGCGTCTGACTCctcaataaaaaatagaataatcacTGATGATAATATGGCATATCCAAAAGCAGTAAAGATGGAGTCACCAAGTGTCTTTGATACATTGCCAATGAACTTGTCTTTACAAGGGAAAATTCTTCTACCAGAGCCAATCAGTTCAGAGAGGAATGAATATGGAGACAGTTATGGTAATCTACATCTATCCCTCCCACTCCCCAACAATCCCATAATATCTATGTTGCTTAACCAAGGTCTCATGAACCTAGAATTAGTTCCTCGGGCAGAAAGTAGCTCTGAAATTGCTAACAAACCTGAACCAAACAATGTCAGTGTAACAGACCTGATAGAACCTCCACCATATCACTTAACTCCTCCTATTGGTTCATCCAACAATCATATACAAGAGAGACTTTCAAATTTGACTGATGGTAGACCTGAGGCACAAGTGCAAGCGAGTGAGTCACACGAGGCACCTAGACCTAGTACCATGAGGCTTGTGGAAGATCTGCTTGACAAAAATAGAGCAGTAGGCCAATTGGTCATGGGTATGGTTGAAGATGTTGGAGACATCATTGATACAGCTGTTGAGGAACAAACCAAAGCAGCAGTTGATGCTGCCAATGGTGTCAGGGGCTTCCTCAGAGAGGTAAACATTGACATTTTGAACTTTCTATTGAACTCTGGAGAGGCGCTGAGAGATTACATGGATGGAGAAAATTATTCTGGCGGAGCTGGTCATCTTCCTGCATCAAATGAGACTGAGTCTTTGTAA
- the LOC136832291 gene encoding uncharacterized protein isoform X1: MYGFIALEVFRHQDGRQGSSIKSKMVSITLLLATVCSLHGLTKSLPHDAIAKQNTMDSTNEEVIPTYGLRSSVAGKLPDPDLLVPREERILRTLLQMNSHLWSKATSPPTTVKPNATISPDLSTLATNSKPGRREANETPLLNTEPSSLPSSQNNTERHSSRLIVWNLTSFGDVGRAGHISDDIALPEGGVTLKGLPDVIVMHPQWGHQFPGRMKKEEDKHPVFPLSQNTHEVKGTPQRDIIVLSDSLQPQLIPDNSYQSLVKLPTPRNQTHFPTPSFAKDMNNDKDAQLPFSASDSSIKNRIITDDNMAYPKAVKMESPSVFDTLPMNLSLQGKILLPEPISSERNEYGDSYGNLHLSLPLPNNPIISMLLNQGLMNLELVPRAESSSEIANKPEPNNVSVTDLIEPPPYHLTPPIGSSNNHIQERLSNLTDGRPEAQVQASESHEAPRPSTMRLVEDLLDKNRAVGQLVMGMVEDVGDIIDTAVEEQTKAAVDAANGVRGFLREVNIDILNFLLNSGEALRDYMDGENYSGGAGHLPASNETESL; this comes from the exons ATGTATGGATTTATCGCCCTTGAAGTTTTTCGGCATCAAGACGGACGCCAAGGTTCTTCGATCAAATC GAAAATGGTCTCCATAACACTGCTTCTTGCAACAGTCTGTAGTTTGCACGGATTAACGAAGTCCCTTCCTCATGATGCTATTGCGAAGCAGAATACTATGGATTCAACGAATGAGGAGGTCATTCCCACTTATGGACTGCGTTCGTCAGTCGCGGGAAAGCTCCCTGACCCTGATCTGTTAGTACCAAGAGAGGAGAGGATATTACGTACGCTCTTGCAAATGAACTCACACCTCTGGTCTAAAGCTACTTCGCCACCAACAACGGTTAAACCAAATGCTACAATATCACCCGATTTATCCACCCTTGCCACGAATTCCAAGCCTGGGAGACGAGAGGCTAATGAGACACCTTTACTTAATACGGAGCCATCTTCATTGCCCAGTTCACAGAATAACACTGAACGCCACAGTAGCAGACTGATAGTTTGGAACTTGACCAGTTTTGGGGACGTTGGTAGGGCCGGTCATATATCAGATGACATCGCATTACCTGAAGGGGGAGTAACTCTGAAGGGACTTCCTGATGTTATTGTGATGCACCCACAGTGGGGGCACCAGTTTCCAGGCAggatgaaaaaggaagaagacaagCACCCAGTTTTTCCACTGTCCCAAAACACTCATGAAGTCAAGGGTACTCCACAGAGAGATATTATCGTCTTGAGTGATAGTCTTCAACCTCAGTTAATTCCTGATAATTCTTATCAGTCACTGGTAAAATTACCAACACCTAGAAATCAGACGCATTTTCCTACCCCGTCTTTTGCTAAAGACATGAACAATGATAAGGATGCACAGTTGCCATTTTCTGCGTCTGACTCctcaataaaaaatagaataatcacTGATGATAATATGGCATATCCAAAAGCAGTAAAGATGGAGTCACCAAGTGTCTTTGATACATTGCCAATGAACTTGTCTTTACAAGGGAAAATTCTTCTACCAGAGCCAATCAGTTCAGAGAGGAATGAATATGGAGACAGTTATGGTAATCTACATCTATCCCTCCCACTCCCCAACAATCCCATAATATCTATGTTGCTTAACCAAGGTCTCATGAACCTAGAATTAGTTCCTCGGGCAGAAAGTAGCTCTGAAATTGCTAACAAACCTGAACCAAACAATGTCAGTGTAACAGACCTGATAGAACCTCCACCATATCACTTAACTCCTCCTATTGGTTCATCCAACAATCATATACAAGAGAGACTTTCAAATTTGACTGATGGTAGACCTGAGGCACAAGTGCAAGCGAGTGAGTCACACGAGGCACCTAGACCTAGTACCATGAGGCTTGTGGAAGATCTGCTTGACAAAAATAGAGCAGTAGGCCAATTGGTCATGGGTATGGTTGAAGATGTTGGAGACATCATTGATACAGCTGTTGAGGAACAAACCAAAGCAGCAGTTGATGCTGCCAATGGTGTCAGGGGCTTCCTCAGAGAGGTAAACATTGACATTTTGAACTTTCTATTGAACTCTGGAGAGGCGCTGAGAGATTACATGGATGGAGAAAATTATTCTGGCGGAGCTGGTCATCTTCCTGCATCAAATGAGACTGAGTCTTTGTAA